The Deltaproteobacteria bacterium genome has a window encoding:
- the aprB gene encoding adenylyl-sulfate reductase subunit beta yields the protein MPSYVITEKCDGCKGQDKTACMYICPNDLMVLDKERMKAYNRDPQMCWECMCCVKICPQQAMDVRGYADFMPLGASATPLRGSEDIMWTVKFRDGSIKRFKFPIRTTPEGSADPLGGFPTHDDLNSQALATEPASLGLDAVPTRN from the coding sequence ATGCCAAGTTATGTGATTACGGAGAAATGCGACGGCTGCAAGGGACAAGACAAGACTGCGTGCATGTATATCTGTCCTAACGACCTGATGGTCCTGGACAAGGAGAGGATGAAGGCCTACAACCGGGATCCTCAGATGTGCTGGGAATGCATGTGCTGCGTCAAGATCTGCCCCCAGCAGGCCATGGATGTCCGCGGGTATGCGGACTTCATGCCCCTGGGTGCCAGCGCAACACCATTGAGGGGATCCGAGGATATCATGTGGACCGTCAAGTTCCGCGACGGCTCTATCAAGAGATTCAAGTTCCCCATCCGGACCACTCCCGAGGGATCCGCGGATCCTCTGGGTGGTTTCCCCACTCATGATGATTTGAACAGTCAGGCCTTAGCAACCGAGCCGGCGTCTCTTGGTCTCGATGCCGTTCCCACAAGAAACTAA